The following coding sequences are from one Flavobacteriales bacterium window:
- a CDS encoding DUF4249 family protein — MLRYAIALVALLTFFSSCSTDFDLTGAYKEVPLVYGLLDPHESPQYFRIQKAFLGTQSAFVMALEPDSSYFKYSDLFVELVEYNGNSISNRWHLDTVMIATKDTGDPNDEVVDFFGPVQRLYSTSKVIDASGTSTVTVHADRDYEIRLKKRPNGMTAAMTVANMDTVTPIADSRTSIINDASFTWNNPNENSPAFPGTTRKLDLINTSGEYKDYTVRFNKAERAVQYEFWMRFHYREVIGGVSTNKSIEWRVSTFEPDATSASWQLQLTASSVYNKIGTAIDVNPDATRYIGIPDGDPEDPFPGDNHTHDFDFFFRMAGDELFQYIDINNPTNTGVLTDKPVYTNINNGLGVFSTRTKVEFDGLYLSETAADFLVSGDLTKNLGFIND; from the coding sequence ATGCTACGATATGCCATAGCGTTGGTTGCATTGCTGACCTTTTTTTCTTCCTGTAGTACCGATTTCGATCTTACAGGTGCCTATAAGGAAGTTCCGTTGGTTTACGGATTGCTCGACCCGCACGAATCGCCCCAGTATTTCAGAATTCAGAAAGCATTTTTGGGTACGCAATCTGCTTTTGTCATGGCCTTGGAACCAGATTCGTCCTATTTCAAGTATTCCGATCTGTTTGTCGAGTTGGTGGAGTACAACGGAAATTCCATCAGCAACCGCTGGCATTTGGACACAGTAATGATCGCAACAAAGGACACCGGTGACCCGAATGATGAAGTGGTGGATTTCTTTGGCCCCGTACAGCGTTTGTACAGCACTTCTAAGGTGATCGATGCTTCTGGAACCAGCACGGTCACTGTTCATGCAGACAGAGACTATGAGATCCGTTTGAAGAAACGACCTAATGGAATGACCGCTGCCATGACAGTTGCAAACATGGATACAGTAACTCCAATTGCCGATTCCCGCACGTCCATCATCAACGATGCCTCGTTTACATGGAACAACCCGAATGAGAATTCACCCGCCTTTCCGGGTACCACCCGCAAATTGGACCTTATTAATACGTCAGGCGAATACAAGGATTACACGGTCCGTTTCAACAAGGCCGAACGGGCTGTTCAATATGAATTCTGGATGCGATTCCATTATCGCGAGGTCATTGGAGGTGTATCTACAAATAAGTCTATTGAGTGGCGAGTTTCAACCTTTGAACCGGATGCTACGTCTGCCAGTTGGCAGTTGCAGCTTACTGCCTCAAGCGTTTATAATAAAATAGGTACGGCCATTGATGTGAATCCGGATGCTACGAGGTATATCGGAATTCCAGATGGTGACCCCGAAGATCCGTTCCCCGGTGATAACCACACACACGATTTCGATTTCTTTTTCCGCATGGCTGGAGATGAACTGTTTCAGTACATCGATATCAACAATCCAACAAACACCGGTGTATTGACCGATAAACCGGTTTACACCAATATCAATAACGGATTGGGTGTTTTCTCCACGCGCACGAAGGTTGAATTTGATGGACTCTATCTGTCGGAAACAGCGGCCGATTTTTTGGTGAGCGGAGACCTGACCAAGAACCTCGGCTTTATCAACGACTAA